In the genome of Nitrospirae bacterium CG2_30_53_67, one region contains:
- a CDS encoding tRNA pseudouridine(55) synthase TruB — protein sequence MVEVIREEEKKLRSCRRTSGLLIVDKPAGWTSHDIVAKLRRHLGVRKIGHAGTLDPDATGLLPLCVGQAARITEYLMDIPKAYRVRLKFGEETDTDDASGRVIRKTEISGITEEQVRSALNLFSGEIQQVPPLFSAVRKHGRRLYEYARKGEDVCREPRAVTIYEIREVECRLPEISFWVRCSRGTYMRSLCRDIGRVMGMSAHMSRLRRTESASFTEKDAHPLSEITAMNPDDVTALLVPMDVPLSHFIPVVVRSDRIQKIRYGQPLDQEDLAGMPDSWQTGRLCRLYGEDGDFLSIGRLDRSPSGVPNVHPKKVFCQDEKIALLDSSDMLKSNRQKE from the coding sequence CCGGATGGACATCCCATGACATTGTAGCAAAATTGCGCAGGCATCTTGGTGTTCGGAAGATCGGGCATGCAGGGACTCTCGATCCCGATGCGACCGGGCTTCTCCCTCTCTGCGTGGGGCAGGCCGCACGGATTACGGAATACCTGATGGACATCCCCAAGGCGTACCGAGTCCGGCTGAAATTCGGAGAAGAGACCGATACGGACGATGCCTCCGGCCGGGTCATCCGGAAGACGGAGATCAGCGGAATCACCGAGGAACAGGTCCGGTCGGCGTTGAACCTTTTTTCAGGCGAAATCCAGCAGGTTCCTCCACTGTTTTCGGCCGTCAGGAAACACGGGCGCAGGCTCTACGAATATGCCAGAAAGGGAGAGGATGTCTGTCGAGAGCCCCGTGCCGTGACGATTTACGAAATCCGTGAAGTGGAATGCCGCCTTCCTGAGATATCCTTTTGGGTGCGATGTTCACGGGGAACCTATATGCGTTCGCTTTGCCGGGATATCGGCAGGGTCATGGGCATGAGCGCCCATATGAGCCGGCTCCGCCGCACTGAGAGCGCCTCATTTACCGAGAAGGATGCGCACCCCCTGTCCGAGATCACGGCCATGAACCCGGATGACGTGACGGCCCTTCTGGTCCCCATGGACGTTCCGTTGTCTCACTTTATACCCGTAGTGGTTCGTTCCGACCGAATACAAAAGATCCGATACGGGCAGCCTTTGGACCAGGAAGACCTTGCCGGGATGCCGGACTCCTGGCAGACAGGCCGGCTATGCCGCCTCTATGGAGAGGACGGTGATTTCTTGTCCATCGGCAGGCTGGATCGTTCTCCGTCCGGAGTTCCCAACGTCCATCCGAAGAAGGTCTTCTGCCAGGATGAAAAAATAGCTTTACTTGATTCGTCCGATATGTTAAAAAGTAACAGGCAGAAAGAATAA